In the Drosophila gunungcola strain Sukarami unplaced genomic scaffold, Dgunungcola_SK_2 000001F, whole genome shotgun sequence genome, one interval contains:
- the LOC128263507 gene encoding zinc finger protein weckle, whose translation LLGHLATQSNKVPGWSGTNPFSYKFQFGFSHVQYVYAARPFIYNQLLSSAMDTAQLEHAPPADPGPSRNRMWHMWCRLCAKDDLEGNKNVFLKNEDSGEAFSLELATAIGKYFWVNITRGEELPEMICTECLSLVTSLVNFSERITRVQKLYCILQSTSSQEDIDLHELRSKFGLLDEETLTEVHYVDRKPKLDVEVDFLPEELENPLTPEGKLKQDQTDEEPEQEEPVDQDPDYEADEDAVLLKLCDAYGIQDDNSSSGSLSDSSPRQEKAGKGASDSDKRHQCSECLRNYATARTLQRHLRQDHGKIEQSSDQFQCPDCPKKFRLHYQLERHRNWHVPLPKRKQYACNSCDKKFATSASAQQHEQYMHLDERPRPVICEQCGVGVHSMSALKEHVLKHTDYAPFDCEVCKKCFKSANRLKRHKDTHDPHKYICPECGMQLNSRTTLNRHRLVHTDQMQHKCDYCGREFKRAKALKNHLILHTGLKPYSCDFCDRTFANGSNCRTHKKKSHPEELAAQEAAGGGKSHNRNIPKLEALKAFTKNKDNLSPVATKQSGCFAFGKKPKQSIKDAASLPPASNPTPPQDAQPEPAPNPSASAIPTIDNIYNHIMIDYR comes from the exons CTTTTGGGACATCTGGCAACACAATCAAATAAAGTTCCGGGTTGGAGTGGAACCAATCCATTTAGTTACAAGTTCCAGTTCGGATTCAGCCATGTCCAATATGTTTACGCTGCACGaccatttatttataaccAATTGCTAAGCTCTGCGATGGACACCGCCCAGTTGGAGCACGCTCCACCCGCAGATCCCGGTCCCAGCCGTAATCGTATGTGGCATATGTGGTGTCGCCTGTGTGCCAAAGACGACCTGGAGGGCAATAAAAATGTGTTCCTCAAAAACGAAGACTCCGGCGAGGCATTCTCCTTGGAACTGGCCACCGCCATTGGCAAGTACTTCTGGGTGAAT ATAACACGGGGTGAGGAACTGCCGGAGATGATTTGCACTGAGTGCCTGTCGCTGGTCACCTCGCTGGTGAATTTCTCGGAGCGGATCACCCGGGTGCAGAAGCTCTACTGCATCCTGCAAAGCACGTCCAGTCAGGAGGACATAGATCTACACGAGCTGCGCTCAAAATTTGGTTTGCTGGACGAGGAGACTTTGACAGAGGTCCACTATGTGGATAGGaagccaaaactggacgtggAGGTGGACTTCCTACCAGAGGAGTTGGAGAACCCATTAACGCCGGAGGGAAAGCTGAAGCAGGATCAGACTGACGAGGAACCAGAGCAGGAAGAGCCGGTTGACCAGGATCCAGACTACGAAGCCGACGAAGACGCCGTGCTACTAAAGCTTTGCGATGCTTATGGCATCCAGGACGACAACTCCTCCAGTGGCAGCTTGAGTGACTCCTCGCCAAGGCAAGAAAAAGCTGGAAAGGGGGCATCCGACTCCGACAAAAGACACCAGTGCAGCGAGTGTTTGCGTAACTATGCCACCGCCAGGACCCTGCAACGTCACCTACGGCAGGATCATGGCAAGATTGAGCAGTCATCGGATCAGTTTCAATGTCCAGATTGCCCCAAAAAGTTCCGGCTTCACTATCAGCTGGAGCGGCACAGGAACTGGCACGTGCCCCTGCCCAAGCGAAAGCAATATGCCTGCAATAGTTGCGACAAGAAGTTCGCCACCAGTGCGTCCGCCCAGCAGCACGAACAGTATATGCACCTGGATGAGCGGCCGAGGCCGGTGATTTGCGAACAGTGCGGCGTGGGTGTCCATTCGATGAGCGCGCTCAAGGAGCATGTCCTTAAGCACACAGACTATGCGCCCTTCGATTGTGAGGTGTGCAAGAAGTGCTTCAAGTCGGCCAATCGATTGAAACGCCACAAGGACACGCACGATCCGCACAAGTACATCTGCCCGGAGTGCGGCATGCAGCTGAATTCGCGGACCACTCTGAATCGCCATCGGCTGGTGCACACGGATCAAATGCAGCACAAATGCGACTACTGTGGCCGGGAGTTCAAGCGGGCCAAGGCCCTCAAGAACCACCTCATCCTGCACACTGGCTTAAAGCCGTACTCCTGCGACTTTTGTGATCGCACCTTTGCCAATGGCTCTAACTGTCGCACGCACAAGAAGAAATCGCATCCCGAGGAGCTGGCCGCTCAGGAGGCGGCGGGCGGTGGCAAGTCCCATAACCGAAATATTCCCAAGCTGGAGGCGCTCAAGGCGTT CACCAAAAACAAGGACAACCTTTCGCCGGTGGCCACCAAACAAAGCGGTTGTTTCGCCTTCGGAAAGAAACCCAAGCAATCCATCAAGGATGCTGCCAGTCTCCCGCCTGCTTCGAATCCCACTCCCCCTCAAGACGCCCAGCCAGAACCAGCGCCAAATCCTTCAGCTTCGGCCATACCCACGATAGACAATATATACAATCACATCATGATTGACTACCGCTGA
- the LOC128263385 gene encoding proliferating cell nuclear antigen 2, producing MLEARLGQTLLLKKIIDALKEIIAQGTLDCSDSGLQLQSMDNSHVSLVALSLQSDCFEKFRCDRNVSLGLDLKSLAKVLKCANGDDTVTIKAIDKPDKILLSFESDGKGRSADYELKLLNLDQDHLGIPDTDYSCIVQLPSTELARICRDMSMFSESLTIACTKQGIKFSANGDLGSANIQLTEGSKMDVSIEVKDPLTQTFAGRYLNTFTKATPLSDRVKICLAAEVPLLVEYPIEDFGYIRYYLAPKVDDADS from the exons ATGCTGGAGGCGCGTTTAGGTCAGACTTTGCTGCTGAAGAAGATCATCGATGCTCTGAAAGAGATAATTGCCCAGGGAACGCTGGATTGCAGCGATTCTGGATTGCAG CTCCAGTCAATGGACAATTCGCATGTGTCACTGGTCGCTCTGAGCCTACAATCGGATTGCTTTGAGAAATTCCGCTGTGATCGCAACGTCTCCTTGGGACTGGACCTTAAATCCCTGGCCAAGGTGCTCAAGTGCGCCAATGGCGACGATACTGTCACAATTAAAGCCATCGACAAACCGGACAAGATCTTGCTGAGTTTCGAATCGGATGGCAAAGGGCGCTCAGCGGACTACGAACTAAAACTGCTGAATCTGGACCAGGATCACTTGGGAATTCCAGATACGGACTACTCCTGCATCGTTCAACTGCCTTCAACGGAGCTTGCCCGCATCTGCCGGGACATGAGCATGTTCAGTGAATCCCTAACGATCGCCTGCACCAAACAGGGCATTAAGTTCTCGGCCAACGGAGATTTGGGTTCGGCCAATATCCAACTGACCGAGGGCAGCAAAATGGATGTGAGCATCGAGGTGAAGGACCCATTAACCCAGACCTTCGCCGGGCGGTACCTGAACACCTTCACCAAGGCCACTCCCCTGTCGGATCGCGTGAAGATCTGCCTGGCCGCCGAGGTTCCGCTACTGGTCGAATATCCTATCGAGGACTTTGGCTACATCCGATACTACCTCGCCCCCAAGGTGGATGATGCCGACTCGTAA
- the LOC128263378 gene encoding E3 ubiquitin-protein ligase Hakai gives MDTEEGKRGRGRGRGTRARGRGRGRGRGRGKKIDDTSIADSALLVSSGATLEDSPVRLEPSEDSVLQDLDKEAEVEAVPPLEEPPQGAQGTIAATEEMTPPTPQPQVLQQVPPPVLSQTIDMEADISQLEAPTFTTLSRGPPEPMLRLKWSHKVSLIGEKVLNPMIHCCDQCDKPILVYGRMIPCKHVFCLKCARSEPIKSCPRCTDKVLRVEQSGLGTVFMCTHGGSRYGSSGCRRTYLSQRDLQAHINHRHVQPLPQLASMAEQPKMSDLGGVALGLELHKQRKLSESSVPVSAISSSAPASVSASIARPLSRPLAAVGGGIGSIGSIGSIPPPGSAGSVQNAIHGHSTLTLANLARINNANAQDCHQGKASLHHSLKKGPPHQSECVADASYYSSVLASFGSAAGGSGAPVVATTGPSAGPNSTGIGPGSQVGGSAETSVGGSSGNWQQSQYYR, from the exons ATGGACACGGAGGAAGGGAAGCGTGGTCGTGGACGTGGGCGTGGCACCAGAGCCCGCGGGAGAGGTCGAGGACGGGGACGCGGTCGTGGCAAGAAAATCGACGACACCAGTATCGCCGATTCAGCCCTGCTTGTTAGCAGTGGTGCCACCCTGGAGGACAGTCCCGTCCGGTTGGAGCCATCCGAGGATTCGGTGTTGCAGGATCTGGACAAGGAGGCCGAAGTGGAAGCGGTACCCCCACTGGAAGAGCCGCCACAAGGAGCACAGGGTACGATCGCCGCCACCGAGGAGATGACGCCACCAACGCCACAGCCACAGGTCCTGCAGCAGGTGCCGCCGCCTGTCCTCAGCCAAACAA TTGACATGGAGGCGGACATATCACAGCTGGAGGCGCCCACCTTCACCACATTGTCACGCGGACCTCCGGAGCCAATGCTGCGCCTGAAGTGGAGCCACAAGGTGAGCCTGATCGGCGAAAAGGTGCTCAACCCAATGATCCACTGCTGCGATCAGTGCGACAAGCCGATCCTTGTCTACGGCCGAATGATACCCTGCAAGCACGTCTTCTGCCTCAAGTGCGCCCGCTCGGAGCCCATCAAAAGCTGTCCGCGGTGCACGGACAAGGTGCTACGCGTGGAGCAGAGCGGCTTGGGCACCGTGTTCATGTGCACCCACGGCGGCAGTCGGTACGGAAGCTCGGGGTGCCGGCGTACCTACCTTTCGCAGAGGGACCTGCAGGCGCACATCAATCACAGACATGTGCAGCCACTGCCACAGCTGGCGTCCATGGCGGAGCAGCCCAAGATGTCGGATCTGGGCGGCGTCGCTCTTGGCCTGGAGTTGCACAAGCAGCGCAAG CTCTCCGAGTCGTCTGTCCCCGTATCCGCCATCTCGTCCTCTGCCCCCGCCTCCGTCTCCGCCTCCATTGCCCGTCCCCTGTCCCGACCACTGGCCGCGGTCGGAGGTGGCATCGGTAGCATCGGTAGCATCGGTAGCATACCGCCACCAGGATCCGCCGGATCCGTCCAAAACGCCATCCATGGCCACTCCACGCTCACGCTGGCCAATTTGGCCAGGATCAACAATGCCAACGCGCAGGACTGCCACCAGGGCAAGGCCTCGCTGCACCACAGCCTCAAGAAGGGTCCGCCCCATCAGTCCGAGTGTGTGGCCGATGCCTCCTACTACAGCAGTGTGCTCGCCTCCTTCGGCAGTGCGGCTGGAGGATCGGGGGCTCCGGTTGTGGCGACCACCGGACCGTCGGCTGGTCCAAATTCCACCGGCATTGGCCCAGGCTCCCAGGTCGGTGGCTCTGCCGAGACGTCAGTGGGTGGCTCGAGTGGCAACTGGCAGCAATCGCAATACTACAGATAA